The following nucleotide sequence is from Synechococcus sp. CBW1004.
GGCAGGCCTGGATCTCGCGGGCGATCAGCCCGGCCATGGCGCTGATGTAACCCGGATCGTCGTGATAGCTGCGGATGCAGCGGATCGGCAGGCGGGCGAAGGCGGGATCGGCCTGACGCAGGCGCTGCAGCTCACGGAAGCTTGAGCCGCTGGTGCTGATCGAGAAGTGGGGATAGAGGGGGAGCACCACGACCTCCTCGACGCCATCGGCCTTGATATCGGAGACGGCCGACTCGGTGAACGGATGCCAGTAGCGCATCGCCACATAGGAGGTGGCCTCGATGCCGCGCTGCCGGAGGGTGCTCTGCAGCTCGCGGGCCTGCTGTTCGGTGATGCGACGCAGCGGCGAGCCGCCGCCGATGGAGCGGTAGGCCTCCTGCGACTTGCCGCTGCGCAGAGTGCTGATCAGCCAGGCCAGCGGCTTCTGCAGCGCCGGCACCGGCAGCCGGATGATCTCCGGATCGGAGAACAGGTTGTACAGGAACGGCCCGACATCCTGGATCCGTTCGGGGCCACCGAGGTTCAGCAGCAGCACGCCGACCCTGGCCATGCCCGAGTGTTCAGTAAGGAAGGCCAGAGCGTAACGCCACTGCCGCTTGGGCTGGCGTTCAGGCAGGAGGCCAGCCGGCACGGGTGCGGCCGCCCCGTCCGGCCTTCCGGACTGCGGCATGACAGCGGCTGGCAGGCCGATCACCCGGCTTCACCGAGCGGGGTGCGGCGCTGCGGCCCCACCGACGACGGACCTGCTGCGCCCTGGGGACGTGCGCTGACCCTGGCGGAACGGGAACGACACCGATAGGGTCCGGCCGCAGCGCCGACGGGCGACGGCCCGAAGCCTCCTGAACGCCAGCCCCCACGCCCCTGCTGCGCCCCAGGCGGAGAGCGGCAGGCCGCAGCCGCCGCTGACGGAACTGCTGCGCCAACGCAACCAGCAGCTGGCCGGATCCGGCTGCCGGCTGCGCCTCGAGCAGCGCGGCCGGAGTCTGGTGCTGCGCGGACCGCTGCCCCGGCCCGACGGGGAGCCCGGGATGGCGGTCCAGCGCCTCAGCCTGGGCCTGGACGCCAGCCCCGAGGAGCTGGAACGGGCGCTGCAACGGCTGCAGGAGGTGCAGCAGGAGCTGGAGGAGGGCCGCTTCGCCTGGAGCCGCTGGCGGCGGCGCCAGGGCCGCGGCGACGGCGCAGCGCGACCCTCCACGGACGCTGTCGACCCTTCCTGCGGTCCTGCGCGATGGCGGCAGGTCTCCCCACGGCCGGCGGCCGGGATCCGGAACAGCGATGACGACGAACCTCTGCAGGGGGCCCTGGCCGCCTTTGAGCGAGCCTTCTTCGCCGATCCGCGCCGCCGCCGTCTTCCGGCTGGCAGCCGCAGCACCTGGCGCGGCGCCTATCAGCCCTATCTGCGCCGCCTGCAGCAGCTGGCCGGCGATGGCCCGCCCACGCGGGAGCTGCTGGAGCGGACCCTCGAGAGCTACGAGCTGGCCAGCCGCAGCCGCCAGCAGTGCGGCATCGCCCTGGGGGCCCTGGCCCGCCATCTGCAGCTGGAGCTTCCGCCGGACTGGCGCGACCGCTGCGGCGGCTATGGCCTCCATCGGGCCCGCTTCCGGCAGCTGCCCAGCGACGCCCGCATCCTGGACCTCGTCCTGCAGATCCCGAACCCGGCCTGGCGACTGGCCTATGGCCTGATGGCCACCTACGGCCTGCGCAACCACGAGGTGTTCTTCTGCGACTGCTCCGGCCTGGGCCGCGGTGGTGACCGGGTGCTGCGGGTGCTGCCCACCAGCAAGACCGGCGAGCACCAGGTGTGGCCCTTCCTGCCGGAATGGGTGGAGCACTTCGGGCTGGAGCGCCTCGGGGACGATCCCGGCGCCCTGCCGGCCGTCACCACGGACCTGCGGCGGGTGAGCCTCAAGCAGGTGGGGCAGCGGGTGGCGGAGCAGTTCCGCCGCTATGGCCTGCCGATCACCCCCTACGACCTGCGCCATGCCTGGGCGGTACGCACGATCCACATCGGCCTGCCCGACACCGTCGCGGCGCGGATGATGGGGCACTCGGTGACCATTCACACCCGCACCTACCACCACTGGATCACCCGCCGCGACCAGCAGCAGGCCGTCGATGCAGCCCTCTCACGGCTGCGCAGCGCCTGAGCCGTCGAGTCGGGAGCGGCCCCTACCTGCTGCGCTGAGCCACAGCCGGAGGCCGACGCGCCCAGGCGATGGCCACAGCTGACCACCCTGCCCGCTCGCAACGCGCGGATGGCTGGGCCGGGCACCAGGCCAGGACGGGCGCAGGGGCCCCAGCATGCGATCCCAACGACCAGAGTGAACACCCGACCCGCGCCCCGGCCCGTGCCCGAAGCCAGCTCCACCCCTGCGATCCCTGAGAGCGCTCCCGCGACGGAGCTTGATCAGCAGGCTCGCGAACTCGGCATGGGCGGCGATCTGGCACCGGAGCGCGACGCCGAGGCCTACCGCCGCCGCATGCAGCGCCGCCAGGAGGTGCAGCGCCAGCGGGTCGGCGAGCGCAATGTCGAGAAGGGGCTGGTGCTGGTGTTCACCGGCGAGGGCAAGGGCAAGACCACCGCAGCCCTGGGCCTGGTGCTGCGCACCCTCGGCCACGGCGAGAGTGTGGCGGTGGTGCAGTTCATCAAGGGCGGCTGGCAGCCGGGCGAGGCCATGGCGCTGGAGCTCTTCGGCGACGCCCTGCACTGGCATGCCCTCGGCGAGGGCTTCACCTGGGAGACCCAGGATCGGGACCGGGACCGGGCCCTGGTGCAGCAGGCCTGGGAGCGCTCCCTGAGCTATCTGGAGGACGCCGGCCGCAAGCTGGTGGTGCTCGATGAGGTGAACGTGGCGATGAAGCTCGGCTACCTCGATCCACAGCAGGTGCTCGAAGGTCTGGAGCGTCGCCCGGCCCTGACTCACGTGGCCCTCACCGGTCGCGGTGCCCCGCCGCCCCTGCTGGAGCGGGCCGATCTGGTCACCGAGATGAAGCTGGTGCGCCACCCGTTCCGCGAGCAGGGGGTGAAGGCCCAGGCCGGCATCGAGTTCTGAGGCGATGACGCGTTCTGAGGCGGCATCGACGCTCCAGGCGGGATCCGGCTGCGGCTGGTCGGCTGACCCGGCCACTGGGGAACGCTCCGCAGGTGAGCGCACGAACCCTTGCTACTGTTCGCCGGATCGAAGACCCTGATGGCTTACCGGCGCGTCCTGCTCAAGCTCAGCGGTGAGGCTCTGATGGGGGAGCAGGGATACGGCATCGATCCCGCCATCGTCCAGTCGGTCGCCCGCGATGTCGCCGAAGTGGTGGCGGATGGCACCCAGCTCGCGATCGTGGTGGGCGGCGGCAACATCTTCCGCGGCCTGAAGGGCAGCGCCGCCGGCATGGACCGCGCCACCGCCGACTACGTCGGCATGCTCGCCACGGTGATGAACGCCATCACCCTGCAGGACGGCCTGGAACGCTCCGGCGTGCCGACCCGGGTGCAGAGCGCCATCTCGATGCAGGAGGTGGCCGAGCCCTACATCCGCCGGAGGGCGATCCGCCACATGGAAAAAGGAAGGGTGGTGATCTTCGCAGCCGGCACCGGCAACCCCTTCTTCACCACCGACACCACCGCCGCCCTGCGTGCCGCCGAGATCGGCGCCGACGTGGTGTTCAAGGCGACCAAGGTCGATGGCGTCTATGACAAGGACCCCAACAAGCACGCCGACGCCGTGCGCTACGAGCGCCTCTCGTTCCTTGAAGTGCTGAGCGGCGAACTGGAGGTGATGGACAGCACCGCCATCGCCCTGTGCAAGGACAACGCCATCCCGATCGTCGTCTTCGACCTGTTCGGTGCCGGCAACATCGGCCGCGCGGTGCGCGGCGAGCCGATCGGCACCAGCATCGTGCCCGCCGCCTGAGGTTATCGCCTGCCGGTGGCCCTCTCGGCTCCACCGGTACGATCCGCACCCGGCAGCGCCCCACGCCAACGGGGCGCCCAGTCGACGGCCCATCCGCCAACCCCTGCAACACCCATGGATCTCGAAGCCAGCATGCGCAAGTCGGTGGAAGCCACCCAGCGCACCTTCAACACGATCCGCACCGGCCGGGCCAACCCTTCGCTGCTCGATCGCATCAGCGTGGAGTATTACGGCGCCGAGACCCAGCTCAAGGCCCTGGCCACCCTCTCGACCCCCGATTCGCAGACGATCCAGATCCAGCCGTTCGACCGGGGCTCGCTGGCCCTGATCGAGAAGGCGATCTCGATGAGCGACCTGGGCATCACCTGCAACAACGACGGCAAGGTGATCCGCATCAACATCCCGCCGCTCACCGAAGACCGCCGCAAGGATCTGTGCAAGCTGGCGGCCAAGTATGCCGAAGAGGGCAAGGTGGCCCTGCGCAACATCCGCCGCGACGGCATCGACAAGGTCAAGAAACAGGAGAAGGACGGCGAGCTCTCCGAAGACCAGAGCCGCGACGAGCAGGACAAGATCCAGAAGCTGACCGACCGCTTCATCGCCGAGGTGGAGAAGCACCTGGCTGAAAAGGAGGCGGACATTCTCAAGGTCTGAATCCCGGGCGGATGGACCGGGAGCCCCTTGGCCCCGGTTCAACCCGGGGCGGTCTCGGGCAGGCGATGAACGCGTGGGAGCCAGCGCCATCGGACAGGCGCCTGGAGCGATCGACGGGATGGGATCCTGCAGCCAGATCGGTGCAAGGGGTGACGTGAGATGGATGCTGAGGTGATCGTCATCGGGGGCGGACCGGCGGGTGCGGCCGCCGCCTTTCACCTCGCCGCGCGGGGCCGTGCAGTGCTGCTCCTCGAACGGGAACCAGCCGGGCGGGGCAAGCCGTGTGGTGGCGGCATGGCCGCTTCGGTGCAGCGTTGGTTTCCCTTCGATCTCAGCCCGGCGGTGGAGCAGGTGATCCGCCGGGTGCGCTTCAGCTGGTGCCTGGAGGATCCGGTGGTGGCCGAACTTCCCGGTGACGCCCCGTTCTGGATCGTGCGACGCGCCCGCCTCGATGCCTTTCTGGCCGAGCAGGCCGTGGCAGCGGGAGGGCGCCTGCTGCAGCCACTGGCTGCGGAGCGACTGGAGCGGCAGCAGGGGCTCTGGCGTGTGGGCCTGTCCGACGGCGAGATGTTGACCTCCCGTGCCGTGGTGATCGCCGATGGCTCCGGGTCGCGACTCGCGGGCGCCCACGGACTGGGTCCGGCCAGACCCCGCTATGCCGCCACCGTATCGGTCGAGGTGGAGGGAGAGGTGGCCGAACCGGACACCGCCCGCTTCGAGTTCGGCCTGGTCCACCACGGCTTCTGCTGGGCCTTCCCGAGGCAGGGCGGCTGGAGCATCGGCGTCGGCACCTTCATCGGCCAGCAGGAAGCCGACAGCGAGGCGGTGCTCAGCGCCCTGCTGCCCTCGCTCGGTCTGCCCGGTGACGCCGGGGTGCGCCACCGCGGCCAGCTGCGGGTGTGGGATGGCCACCACCCGCTGCACGGCAGCGGCGAAGCGGGAACGGGCCTGCTGGTGGCGGGCGATGCCGCCTCTCTGTGCGATCCGTTCCTGGCCGAAGGGTTGCGGCCCTCGCTGCTGAGCGGCTGTCGGGCGGCCGAGGCCCTGGACCTCTGGCTCGCCGGCGATGAAGGAGCCCCCGCCGCCTACAGCCAGCGGCTGCGGAGCGAGTGGGGCGAGTCAATGGCCTGGGGACGGCGCATCGCCCAGGTCTTCTATCGGTTGCCGAAGGTGGGCTACCAGCTCGGGATCAAGCGTCCCACGGCACCACGCAGGATCGCCCAGATCCTCTCAGGGGAGATGGGCTACGGAGACATTGCCCAGCGTGCGATCCGCCGACTGCTGTTTCAGAAGAGCTGAGGATGGCTGCGGCGCACGGATTCAGTTGCGCACGCAGTTCTTGAGATCGCGCAGACGCTGGTCGATCGAGCCCAGCAGTTCAATGGCGAACATGGGTGATTCCTGCACGGCGAACAGAAACTTCTCGCGGTTCATCACCAGCAGCCGGCAGGGGGTGACGGCGCGTGCCATGCCGTAGCGGCGGTGGTCGGGGGTGACCAGGGCGCCGGCTCCGAACACATCCCCGGCCTGGATCGTCTCGTGGCCCTGCTCACCGTTCCAGGTGAGTTCCACGGTTCCCTCCAGAAGACCGAACATGCAGTCGCCGGACTCACCGGCCCGGAAGATGAGGCCACCGGCCTCCACATCGAGCACTTCTCCCTTGCTGGCAAGGGCGCGCATGGTATCCAGGGCGTTCACGGATGGGTCCTGACAGCGAAGGGGAAGGGAATCGGGGCCCTGGCAAGAGAGGGGGCCGTAGGCGGAACAGTGAGCTCCCATGGGGGCCGGAGACGACCGGCAGGAGAGCCGAAGGCCAGCGTGGAGGAGAAGAGACGAGGCCTTCAGCGCTCAGCGGCCCAGGGCCAGCGGCGCTCCCAGGCCGCCGCGCACATCAGCGGGAGCCAGGCGACCGTCCTTGTCGGTGTCGAGGGCATCGAACACCGCGTCGCTTCCGAGCCATTCCTCACGGGTGATGCAGCCATCGCCGTCGAGATCATTGAGCAGGAAGATCTCGTGCACGGCGTGGGTGAAGGCGGCGCCACCCTCAAGGACCGCCAGACGGTGGGCCAGCTGGGCTTCAAGGGTCTCGATCGCCTTGCTGAAACCGCGGATGCCCTCATCGAGCTTCTCGCTGGCCATGGCGTCACCAGCCATCATCGCCTCGAAATCGGCCTGCTCCAGATGGATCTTCTCCTGACTGGGGGCTGGATCCAGGGCATTGAGCTTGCGCTCCAGCACACCCTGGCTGCCACGCAGCTGATCCATCAACGCCGGAGAGATGGTGAGCAGATCGCAGCCGGCCAGCTCGATGATCTCATCGATGTTGCGGAAGCTGGCCCCCATCACCTCGGTCTTGTAGCCGTGGGTCTTGAAGTAGTTGAAGATCTGCGTCACCGAGATCACGCCCGGATCCTCAGGGCCGGGATAGCTGTCACGACCGCTGTGCTTCTTGTGCCAGTCCAGGATGCGCCCCACGAAGGGGGAGATCAGCGTGACGCCCGCTTCGGCACAGGCCACGGCCTGGGCGAAGCCGAACAGCAGGGTGAGATTGCAGTGGATCCCCTCCTTCTCCAGCTGCTCGGCGGCGCGGATGCCCGGCCAGGTGGAAGCGATCTTGATCAGCACCCGATCCCGGCCGATGCCGGCGGCCTCATACAGGCCGATCAGCTTGCGGGCCTTGGCGATGGTGGCCTCGGTGTCATAGCTGAGGCGGGCATCCACCTCGGTGGAGACCCGACCGGGAACGATCTTGAGGATCTCCTTGCCGAACGTGACGCTGATCTCATCGAGGGCTTCACTGACGACGGCATCGGCGCCGGCTTCGGCTCCCATCGCCTGCCGCGACTCCCGCAGGGAGCGATCGATCAGCTCCTGATAGGTGGGGATCTGGGCGGCAGCCAGGATCAGGGACGGATTGGTGGTGGCATCCCGCGGCGTGAACTGGCGGATGGCCTCGATATCACCGGTGTCGGCCACGACGACGGTCATGGCGGCGAGTTGGTCGAGCAGGTTGGCCATCGGGCGGGGGCTCAGGGGAAACCGGACAATGCAGAAACGCTAGCCAGAGGAAAAGCCCCAGCCGGGCGGTGTGAGGGGTGCTTGTGGGAAAGCCCACAGCCTGATGAAGGCCGGGGCCGTGTCTCAGGGGCGGCGCTGACCGACCGCAGGGAGCGCCTTGGCAGGGACCGCAGCGGCCAGGGGCTCACTGGGGGGGATCTTCTCGATCACCAGCAGCGCCTCCACGATCTGCCGGGCCACCGGCAGCGCCACCGTGGAACCGTAGGCGTTGCCCCCCTGAGGCTCATCGACCACCACCAGCACCACGTAGCGCGGGTCGTTCACGGGCAGCACCGCCACGAAACTGGTGATGCGCGCACCGGGGATATAGACACCGTTGCGGGCCTTCTGGGCGGTGCCGGTCTTGCCGCCGATCCGGTAGCCGGGGATGCGCATGCCCTTGCCGGTGCCGCTCTTGACGACCGTTTCCATCCACTCGACGACGGTCTGGGTGACCTTCGGATCGAGCAGCTGCACCCCCCTGGATCCACTGGAGCTGGCCAGCGCGTCCCCGGAGCGCATGCCACGGGTGATGTGGGGGCTGACGAGACGACCGCCGTTGGCCAGCATCGCGTGCAGCTGCGTGAGCTTGAGAGGTGTCAGGGAGAAGCCCTGGCCGAAGGAGGCCACGGCGGGTTCGATGGCCGCGTTCACGAACTGATTGCGGCTCTTGAGCTGTCCCGCCACCGCTCCGGGCAGATCGGTGTCCGGCATCACGTCGATGCCGATGGTGTGAAGCCATGTCCAGAAACGATCGCGCTTCATGCGGCTCATCGCCTCCACCATCGCCACGTTGCTCGACACCTGCAGCACGGTGGGGAAATCGATCACGCCATAGGCGCTGCGGTCGTTGTTGAAGATCGGCCAGCCCCCGATGTTCAGCTGGCCGACGTCGTTGACGCGACCCTTGGGATCGATCACCTTCTCCTGCAGGGCCAGGGCCAGGTTGATCGGCTTGAACGTCGATCCTGGCTCGTAGAGATCCTGGACCGACCACTCGCGGAACAAACCGGGGTTGTAGCTCCAGAAGCGGTTCGGGTCATAGGTGGGGGTCGACACCAGAGCCAGCATTTCGCCGCTGCGGGCATCCATCACCAGGGCGGCGCCACGCTTGGCGTTCCACTGCTTCACCTGGCGGGTGAGAGCGGTCTGGGCCACCTGCTGGAGGCGCGCATCGAGGGTGAGCTGGAGGCGCAGGTCATCCCCGTACAGGGATCCCGCCTGGATGCCGTCCGGCAGCGGGGTCCCATCGGCCCCTCGGCGCATCGTGAAGCTGGTTTCCTGGCGCCTGAGGTCCCGGTCGCGGCTCTGCTCCAGACCTGCCTGAGGCACCCGCTCGAGATTGAGGAAGCCGACCACGTTGGCGAAGAGCGATCCCTGGGGATAGACCCTCTGGGGATAGGCCTCGAGATCGAGGCCGCTGATGCCCAGATCACGCACCCGCTGGGCGGTGTCCGCATCGAGATCGGTGGCCAGCTTGACGCCGCTGCGGCGATTGCCGATGGCCGTGAGAAGTTTCTCGCGGGGCTGGGCCAGCACCGCGGCCAGACGTGTCACGACATCGGCCGCAGGGCGCACGCTCTGGGGATCGTCCCCGGGGAGGTTGAAGTAACGCGGATGGGCCCAGAGGGTGAAGCGCTCCTCATCGAGGGCCACCAGCCGGCCCATGCGATCCTCGATCGTGCGGCGCTGCCTCAGGGGGGGCACCGTGTGGGTCTGGATGGCGCGTGCCTTGGCCTGGAGGCGATCGCCCTGCAGCACCTGAAGCCAGGCAAGACGGCCGGCCAGCCCCAGCAGGGAGGCCACGAGGAGGACGTAGACCGCCAGCAGACGACGGGTGGACAGGGGCTGGATCGGAACCACACCGTGGCGACCACCCGTACCGGGGCGCGGAGCGGACGTCCCGCGGGAACGACTGCGGCCGCTCCCCCCCGGGGGATGGCGACGGGTGGAGGCGGGAGCCATCAGTAGCCGGCCGGCATCTGACGCAGGGAGATGCCGGCCAGGAGCGGACGGATCCCCTGGGAACGGGTCTGCAGCGGTTGGCTGAGATGAATCAGGTTTTCACTGCGGGTGGGCACCAGCTGCCCCGGACGGCGGACGGCGGCCAGGTGATGCTGCTCAAGCAGAGCGGCGGATTCCTGCAGGCGGTGCTCGAGGGTCTTGGCGGCTTCGAGCTCCTCGAAGTTCCGGGCCCACTCGTTCTGCCAGTGCAGGGTCAGGGCGCTGAGGCTGAGAACCGAGATGCCGAGCCCGGCGAGTGCACCGGTGGTCAGGCGATGCAGGTTGGCCAGCCAGGGT
It contains:
- a CDS encoding site-specific integrase, with translation MAVQRLSLGLDASPEELERALQRLQEVQQELEEGRFAWSRWRRRQGRGDGAARPSTDAVDPSCGPARWRQVSPRPAAGIRNSDDDEPLQGALAAFERAFFADPRRRRLPAGSRSTWRGAYQPYLRRLQQLAGDGPPTRELLERTLESYELASRSRQQCGIALGALARHLQLELPPDWRDRCGGYGLHRARFRQLPSDARILDLVLQIPNPAWRLAYGLMATYGLRNHEVFFCDCSGLGRGGDRVLRVLPTSKTGEHQVWPFLPEWVEHFGLERLGDDPGALPAVTTDLRRVSLKQVGQRVAEQFRRYGLPITPYDLRHAWAVRTIHIGLPDTVAARMMGHSVTIHTRTYHHWITRRDQQQAVDAALSRLRSA
- the cobO gene encoding cob(I)yrinic acid a,c-diamide adenosyltransferase encodes the protein MGGDLAPERDAEAYRRRMQRRQEVQRQRVGERNVEKGLVLVFTGEGKGKTTAALGLVLRTLGHGESVAVVQFIKGGWQPGEAMALELFGDALHWHALGEGFTWETQDRDRDRALVQQAWERSLSYLEDAGRKLVVLDEVNVAMKLGYLDPQQVLEGLERRPALTHVALTGRGAPPPLLERADLVTEMKLVRHPFREQGVKAQAGIEF
- the pyrH gene encoding UMP kinase codes for the protein MAYRRVLLKLSGEALMGEQGYGIDPAIVQSVARDVAEVVADGTQLAIVVGGGNIFRGLKGSAAGMDRATADYVGMLATVMNAITLQDGLERSGVPTRVQSAISMQEVAEPYIRRRAIRHMEKGRVVIFAAGTGNPFFTTDTTAALRAAEIGADVVFKATKVDGVYDKDPNKHADAVRYERLSFLEVLSGELEVMDSTAIALCKDNAIPIVVFDLFGAGNIGRAVRGEPIGTSIVPAA
- the frr gene encoding ribosome recycling factor, which gives rise to MDLEASMRKSVEATQRTFNTIRTGRANPSLLDRISVEYYGAETQLKALATLSTPDSQTIQIQPFDRGSLALIEKAISMSDLGITCNNDGKVIRINIPPLTEDRRKDLCKLAAKYAEEGKVALRNIRRDGIDKVKKQEKDGELSEDQSRDEQDKIQKLTDRFIAEVEKHLAEKEADILKV
- a CDS encoding NAD(P)/FAD-dependent oxidoreductase, which encodes MDAEVIVIGGGPAGAAAAFHLAARGRAVLLLEREPAGRGKPCGGGMAASVQRWFPFDLSPAVEQVIRRVRFSWCLEDPVVAELPGDAPFWIVRRARLDAFLAEQAVAAGGRLLQPLAAERLERQQGLWRVGLSDGEMLTSRAVVIADGSGSRLAGAHGLGPARPRYAATVSVEVEGEVAEPDTARFEFGLVHHGFCWAFPRQGGWSIGVGTFIGQQEADSEAVLSALLPSLGLPGDAGVRHRGQLRVWDGHHPLHGSGEAGTGLLVAGDAASLCDPFLAEGLRPSLLSGCRAAEALDLWLAGDEGAPAAYSQRLRSEWGESMAWGRRIAQVFYRLPKVGYQLGIKRPTAPRRIAQILSGEMGYGDIAQRAIRRLLFQKS
- a CDS encoding Crp/Fnr family transcriptional regulator; the encoded protein is MNALDTMRALASKGEVLDVEAGGLIFRAGESGDCMFGLLEGTVELTWNGEQGHETIQAGDVFGAGALVTPDHRRYGMARAVTPCRLLVMNREKFLFAVQESPMFAIELLGSIDQRLRDLKNCVRN
- a CDS encoding transaldolase, which produces MANLLDQLAAMTVVVADTGDIEAIRQFTPRDATTNPSLILAAAQIPTYQELIDRSLRESRQAMGAEAGADAVVSEALDEISVTFGKEILKIVPGRVSTEVDARLSYDTEATIAKARKLIGLYEAAGIGRDRVLIKIASTWPGIRAAEQLEKEGIHCNLTLLFGFAQAVACAEAGVTLISPFVGRILDWHKKHSGRDSYPGPEDPGVISVTQIFNYFKTHGYKTEVMGASFRNIDEIIELAGCDLLTISPALMDQLRGSQGVLERKLNALDPAPSQEKIHLEQADFEAMMAGDAMASEKLDEGIRGFSKAIETLEAQLAHRLAVLEGGAAFTHAVHEIFLLNDLDGDGCITREEWLGSDAVFDALDTDKDGRLAPADVRGGLGAPLALGR
- a CDS encoding penicillin-binding protein 2 produces the protein MAPASTRRHPPGGSGRSRSRGTSAPRPGTGGRHGVVPIQPLSTRRLLAVYVLLVASLLGLAGRLAWLQVLQGDRLQAKARAIQTHTVPPLRQRRTIEDRMGRLVALDEERFTLWAHPRYFNLPGDDPQSVRPAADVVTRLAAVLAQPREKLLTAIGNRRSGVKLATDLDADTAQRVRDLGISGLDLEAYPQRVYPQGSLFANVVGFLNLERVPQAGLEQSRDRDLRRQETSFTMRRGADGTPLPDGIQAGSLYGDDLRLQLTLDARLQQVAQTALTRQVKQWNAKRGAALVMDARSGEMLALVSTPTYDPNRFWSYNPGLFREWSVQDLYEPGSTFKPINLALALQEKVIDPKGRVNDVGQLNIGGWPIFNNDRSAYGVIDFPTVLQVSSNVAMVEAMSRMKRDRFWTWLHTIGIDVMPDTDLPGAVAGQLKSRNQFVNAAIEPAVASFGQGFSLTPLKLTQLHAMLANGGRLVSPHITRGMRSGDALASSSGSRGVQLLDPKVTQTVVEWMETVVKSGTGKGMRIPGYRIGGKTGTAQKARNGVYIPGARITSFVAVLPVNDPRYVVLVVVDEPQGGNAYGSTVALPVARQIVEALLVIEKIPPSEPLAAAVPAKALPAVGQRRP